The Deltaproteobacteria bacterium sequence AATGGAAATGGCGTTCGGCGGCTCACAACCTATGGGAATTACAATACTTCTCCCGCCTGGAGCCCCCGGGGCGACCGGATCGCCTTCGTCCGGCGGGAATCCCGCGGGTTCAACGTCTATGTGGTGGGGACCGACGGACGGGACGAGGTGCTGATCTCCAAGGAAGGCGGTGCCAACGAAGACCCTACCTGGTCACCCCGCGGGGATTTTCTTGTCTACGCGTCGAAGCGAGCGAAGAATTACGACCTGATCCTCAGTGATGCCTTCGGGGAAAAACGCCGGATGCTGACGAGAACCCCCGCTAACGAAATCCAGCCCGCCTGGTCCCCCCGGGATGTCCCGTGACCCCGCAAATGGCCCCTGCTGGCTGTCAAAACCATTAAAACGGCGAAATGTGCTTCAGTTCACACATTAACTGTGGTACACGCGATATGCAGTCAGCACACATGTCTACAGTGCTGCGCTGAAGGAGCTTTCGAACAGTGATGAAGCGTTTCCAACTCGCCCTCGCACTCAGCACCCTCATGTTCGCCGCCGGATGCAAGAAGGATCCGCCACCAGACGAAAGCCAGAAGGCTGGCGCCCAGGCACCCACCAAGGCCGGGCAACCGGGCAAGGCTGGCGCCGATGGCGTACAGGAAAGTGATCTCCCCGCTGGCAGCAGGAAGGGAACACTGGACGACAAGGGCCAGGTCCAGGAAGCCGCTGCCAAGGACGGCATGGACGGAGCGGGAAGCATCTCGGCTGCCGATGCCGATGCGGTCCAGGACATTTTCTTCGATTACGACCGGAGCGACCTGCGCCCCGAGGCCCGTGAGACCCTGAAAGTGGTCGCCGATCTCCTGAAGAAGCACAAGAACGCCAAGCTGACGATCGAAGGACACTGCGATGCCCGCGGTACCGAGGAATATAACCAGGCTCTTGGCCAGAGACGTGCCGATTCGGCCCGTGCCTATCTGGCGAATCTGGGAATCACCCGGAGCCGCATCTCTACGGTTTCCTTCGGCGAGTCACAGGCAAACCAGAATGCCGAGACCGAAAGCCAGTGGCAGCAGGACCGCCGCGCAAAGTTCGTCTTCAAATGAGCGCGTTTCAGAGCGCCTGAGCGGCGCACCTGAAATCAGGGGCGTGAACCGGCAAGGGTTCGCGCCCCTTGTGTTTTCGGCTATGCTCATCGCGCCGATGGAAACCATAACTGGCGAGGCCGCGACCTACGAGTCGATATTCCGCCACCCGAAGGTGCGTCTTGCACTTGCCGTGAGAGCATCGCTGCTGCCGGTGACAGCCGCATCGCTCCCCGCTGGACTCCTGGTCGCCGCGATCTTCACGGTCGTAACCCGAAACCCCGAACACCTGCTGATGAAAGGGGTCACGGCTGCCTTCCTGTGCTGGGCAGCGGGCCTTCTGCTGTTTGCCCGCCAGA is a genomic window containing:
- a CDS encoding OmpA family protein; protein product: MKRFQLALALSTLMFAAGCKKDPPPDESQKAGAQAPTKAGQPGKAGADGVQESDLPAGSRKGTLDDKGQVQEAAAKDGMDGAGSISAADADAVQDIFFDYDRSDLRPEARETLKVVADLLKKHKNAKLTIEGHCDARGTEEYNQALGQRRADSARAYLANLGITRSRISTVSFGESQANQNAETESQWQQDRRAKFVFK